A region from the Triticum urartu cultivar G1812 chromosome 1, Tu2.1, whole genome shotgun sequence genome encodes:
- the LOC125541556 gene encoding probable leucine-rich repeat receptor-like protein kinase At1g35710, producing the protein MQTLGSKMGPLFYLCMVLMLPCLLPPQEAHAVRHGGISLRSQHMALLHWKATLASPPLQMSSWQENTSPCNWTGIMCTAIPHGRRMPWVVTNISLPDAGIHGQLGELNFSALPFITYIDLHNNSLHGALPASISSLSALSKLTLQQNQFTGKIPHEIGDLQSLMLLALSFNRLTGHIPASLGNLTMLTELVIHQNMISGPIPEDIGRLVNLQLLQLSNNTISGMIPKIIGNMTQLNVLHLYGNQLSGPIPQELGTLVHLRSLDLSSNNFSGPIPISISNLTKMNRLFLHENQIIGLIPPELGNLAMLSQLALCTNQITGSIPPELGNLTMLNLLVLYRNQITGPIPLELGHLLNLQDLELDENQISGSIPGSLGNITKLVRLALATNQISGSIPQEIGNLMNLKYLSLPQNQIIGSIPKTFGKLQSIQSIKLFDNKLSGALPKELGDLTNLVELAVSNNSLSGPLPTNICSGGRLQHLTVHYNMFSGPIPRSLKTCTSLVKIILQKTQLTGDISHDFGVYPQLIWMILSSTRLSGQIPQSLGACTQLTVLHLQKNNITGSIPPILSKLSRLEELRLDSNHLSGEIPPEIYTLANLYGLNLSSNQLSGSIPTQIEKLGNLGYLDISMNKLSGSIPEELGTMKLQSFKINNNNFSGSLPDAIGNLAGLQTMLDVSNNNFSGVLPQQLGKLEILEFLNLSHNQFGGSIPSSFASMLSLSTLDVSYNDLEGPVPTTRLLQNASTSWFLHNKGLCGNLSGLPPCYSTPVAGHHKRKILGLLLPILLVVGLSIVAAVVVIIMLNRNKRKPQENVTSQGRELFSVWNFDGRLAFDDIVRATEDFDDKYIIGTGAYGKVYKARLQDGQLVAVKKLYQTEEELDDQRRFHSEMEILSQIRQRSIVKMYGFCSHPAYKFLVYDYIQQGSLHRTLENEELATELDWHKRIALANDVAQAISYLHHECSPPIIHRDITSNNILLDTTFKAFVSDFGTARILKPDSSNWSALAGTYGYIAPELSYTSVVTEKCDVYSFGVVVLELVMGKHPRDLLDGTLSNGEQVILLKDILDQRLTTPTTKENRLSLLIKLAFSCLESSPQARPSMREAYQLLIERPSSSSCSVPFSALTLQQVRMS; encoded by the exons ATGCAAACACTAGGCAGCAAAATGGGACCTTTGTTCTACCTCTGCATGGTGCTCATGCTGCCATGCCTCCTTCCACCGCAAGAAGCACATGCCGTGCGCCATGGAGGGATCTCTCTGAGGTCTCAACACATGGCCCTCCTCCACTGGAAAGCAACACTTGCAAGCCCACCGCTGCAGATGAGTTCTTGGCAGGAAAACACCAGCCCCTGCAACTGGACGGGCATCATGTGCACGGCTATTCCACATGGCCGCCGCATGCCCTGGGTGGTGACCAACATCTCCCTGCCAGATGCTGGCATCCATGGCCAGCTTGGTGAGCTCAACTTCTCAGCTCTTCCATTCATCACATATATTGACCTTCATAACAATAGTCTCCATGGTGCACTACCCGCTAGTATCAGCTCCCTGTCTGCACTTTCGAAACTTACCCTTCAGCAGAACCAGTTCACAGGGAAAATTCCTCATGAGATTGGTGACCTGCAAAGTCTCATGTTGCTTGCTCTCTCATTCAACAGACTCACGGGACATATCCCTGCGTCTCTGGGTAACCTAACAATGTTAACTGAACTTGTCATTCACCAAAACATGATATCAGGTCCCATTCCCGAGGACATTGGAAGGCTTGTCAACCTACAACTTCTGCAGCTAAGCAACAACACCATAAGCGGCATGATACCAAAAATCATTGGAAATATGACCCAACTGAATGTTTTGCACCTGTATGGTAATCAACTTTCAGGGCCTATACCCCAAGAACTAGGCACGCTGGTCCATCTACGAAGTCTTGATCTTAGTTCAAATAATTTTTCAGGTCCAATTCCAATCTCCATAAGCAATCTCACTAAGATGAACCGACTTTTTCTACATGAAAATCAAATCATAGGTCTAATACCACCAGAACTAGGCAACCTCGCCATGCTAAGCCAACTTGCTCTCTGCACAAATCAAATAACAGGTTCAATACCCCCAGAACTAGGGAATCTCACTATGCTCAATCTACTTGTTCTATATAGAAATCAAATTACAGGCCCAATACCTTTAGAATTGGGCCACTTGCTGAATCTCCAGGATTTAGAATTGGATGAGAACCAAATATCTGGCTCTATTCCTGGCAGCTTAGGAAATATAACCAAGCTAGTACGACTTGCCCTCGCTACAAATCAGATAAGCGGTTCCATCCCCCAGGAAATTGGCAATCTGATGAACCTAAAATATTTATCCTTGCCTCAGAACCAAATTATAGGTTCAATACCAAAAACTTTTGGGAAGTTGCAAAGTATCCAATCAATAAAACTCTTTGATAACAAATTATCAGGTGCTCTTCCTAAAGAATTAGGAGATCTCACCAACCTTGTTGAACTTGCAGTGTCTAACAACTCACTTTCAGGACCTTTACCCACAAATATATGTTCAGGTGGGAGACTTCAACATCTCACTGTTCATTATAATATGTTTAGTGGACCCATTCCAAGGAGTTTAAAGACATGTACGAGTTTGGTTAAAATTATCCTTCAGAAAACCCAACTAACAGGAGATATATCTCACGATTTCGGTGTGTATCCACAACTCATATGGATGATCTTGTCATCGACTAGACTCTCTGGGCAGATCCCACAAAGTTTAGGTGCATGTACCCAACTAACGGTACTACATCTCCAAAAAAATAACATCACTGGTTCCATACCTCCAATCCTTTCAAAATTGTCCAGACTAGAAGAACTAAGACTCGACTCTAATCATCTCAGTGGTGAGATTCCACCAGAAATCTACACTTTAGCAAACCTATATGGACTGAACTTGTCATCAAACCAACTATCTGGATCCATACCTACACAGATAGAAAAGCTTGGCAATCTAGGATACCTTGATATATCTATGAATAAACTGAGTGGATCAATACCTGAGGAACTAGGGACCATGAAACTACAGTCCTTCAAGATCAACAACAACAACTTCAGTGGGAGTTTGCCAGATGCAATTGGAAATTTAGCAGGCCTGCAGACCATGTTAGATGTCAGCAACAATAATTTCAGTGGTGTGTTGCCGCAACAACTTGGGAAGTTGGAGATCCTAGAATTTCTGAATTTATCACATAATCAGTTTGGTGGCAGCATTCCATCCTCCTTCGCAAGCATGTTGAGCCTTTCAACACTCGATGTGTCGTACAATGACTTGGAAGGACCAGTACCAACAACACGGCTACTCCAAAATGCTTCAACAAGTTGGTTTCTTCACAATAAAGGTCTATGCGGTAACCTCTCTGGCTTGCCTCCTTGTTATTCAACTCCAGTAGCTGGTCACCATAAACGGAAGATACTTGGTTTGCTTTTGCCAATTCTTCTTGTTGTGGGTTTGAGCATTGTTGCTGCAGTTGTTGTCATAATAATGCTTAATCGTAACAAGAGAAAACCTCAAGAAAATGTTACTTCTCAAGGAAGGGAGCTATTCTCTGTTTGGAATTTTGATGGAAGATTAGCATTTGACGACATTGTAAGGGCAACAGAGGACTTCGATGATAAGTACATCATTGGAACAGGAGCATACGGCAAAGTCTATAAGGCACGACTCCAAGACGGGCAGCTAGTTGCTGTAAAGAAGCTTTATCAGACTGAAGAAGAGTTGGATGACCAGAGAAGGTTTCACAGTGAAATGGAAATCTTATCACAGATCCGACAACGAAGTATTGTCAAAATGTATGGATTCTGCTCCCATCCAGCATATAAATTTCTTGTCTATGACTACATTCAGCAGGGAAGCCTCCACAGGACATTGGAAAATGAGGAACTAGCAACGGAACTAGATTGGCACAAGAGAATTGCTCTTGCAAATGATGTGGCTCAAGCAATATCTTATTTGCACCACGAATGCAGTCCACCTATAATCCATCGAGATATCACAAGCAACAACATCTTACTTGATACAACCTTCAAGGCTTTTGTCTCGGATTTCGGCACAGCAAGGATTCTTAAGCCTGATTCATCAAACTGGAGTGCACTTGCAGGAACGTATGGCTACATAGCTCCTG AATTGTCGTACACGTCTGTTGTGACAGAGAAATGCGATGTCTATAGCTTTGGAGTGGTTGTGCTAGAGCTAGTGATGGGGAAGCATCCAAGGGATCTATTAGACGGTACTTTGTCAAACGGAGAACAAGTCATACTGCTGAAAGATATACTGGACCAACGACTGACAACACCAACAACAAAAGAGAATAGGTTATCTCTGCTTATCAAACTGGCCTTTTCTTGCTTGGAATCTTCTCCACAAGCAAGGCCAAGCATGCGGGAGGCATACCAATTGCTCATCGAGCGACCCTCCTCCAGTTCATGTTCTGTGCCTTTCAGCGCACTTACGTTACAGCAAGTAAGGATGAGTTGA